The proteins below come from a single uncultured Dethiosulfovibrio sp. genomic window:
- a CDS encoding ArsA family ATPase yields the protein MYRRFTFFGGKGGTGKTTCASSYALNLARRGVRTLVVSTDPAHSLADAVGHPIGSEVVKLEPNLWGLEIDAALEAKRYMESIQSQMLHIVSAAIVEEIKRQLKIAYLSPGAEEAAIFDRFVEIMEQAGDKYDVVVFDTAPTGHTLRLLTLPEVLEVWIEHLIKKRTKAMDLMRMAAKYEKDLQEKLKEDPIFDILSRRRDMFQRAKDLLTDHELSVFHFVLNPEKMPILETERAIALLEEFDIKVGSVVVNRIIPAEAGEFFRRRRESQEGHLATIDEKFGKYGVVKLPMLESDIQGMDDLVKVSQALEAIEA from the coding sequence ATGTACAGGAGATTCACTTTCTTTGGCGGCAAAGGGGGCACCGGAAAAACCACCTGCGCCTCTTCCTACGCCCTTAACCTCGCTAGGAGAGGGGTCAGGACTCTGGTGGTCTCCACCGATCCCGCCCATTCTCTGGCCGATGCGGTAGGCCATCCTATAGGCAGCGAGGTCGTAAAGCTAGAGCCTAACCTCTGGGGATTGGAGATCGACGCCGCCCTTGAGGCCAAGAGGTACATGGAGTCGATTCAGTCTCAGATGCTCCACATAGTCAGTGCGGCTATAGTGGAGGAGATCAAAAGACAGCTCAAAATAGCCTACCTCTCTCCCGGTGCGGAGGAGGCGGCTATATTCGATCGGTTCGTCGAGATAATGGAGCAGGCGGGGGATAAGTACGATGTGGTGGTATTTGACACCGCCCCTACAGGCCATACCCTCAGGCTGCTGACCTTGCCGGAGGTCCTTGAGGTGTGGATAGAGCACCTCATAAAGAAGAGGACCAAGGCCATGGATCTTATGAGGATGGCCGCTAAATACGAGAAGGACCTCCAGGAGAAGCTTAAGGAGGACCCCATATTCGACATTCTCTCTAGACGAAGGGACATGTTCCAGAGGGCCAAGGATCTGCTGACCGACCACGAGCTCTCGGTGTTCCACTTTGTCCTGAACCCGGAGAAGATGCCTATATTGGAGACCGAGCGGGCCATAGCCCTGCTTGAGGAGTTCGATATAAAGGTAGGTTCGGTGGTGGTGAACAGGATTATCCCCGCCGAGGCTGGGGAGTTCTTCCGTCGTCGGAGGGAATCTCAGGAGGGACATCTAGCCACCATAGACGAGAAGTTCGGCAAGTACGGCGTGGTGAAGCTGCCTATGCTGGAGTCGGATATACAGGGTATGGACGATCTGGTCAAGGTCTCTCAGGCCCTGGAGGCCATAGAGGCGTAA